In the Deinococcus aerius genome, CGCCATCCAGGAGGAGGTGACGGGCGAGCGCCACCGGCTGATCGAGGTCCTGGCCGACCGCATCGCCCGGCGCTTGCTGCGTGACCACCCCCGGCTGGAGGCCGTCACCGTGCGGGTCCACAAGCCCTTCGCGCCGCTGCCGGGGGTCTTCCGGGACGTGTACGCGGAACTGACCCTGCGGCGGGGCGAGTGAGCGAGGCGGCCTACATCGCCCTGGGGGCGAACCTGGGCGAGCCGCTCACCACCCTGCGCCGAGCCCGGCAGGACCTCGCCGCGCTGGGCCAGGTGGCGGGGACGAGCCGCCTGTACCGCACCGCGCCCGTCGGCGGTCCCCCCGGGCAGCCCGACTACCTCAACGCGGCGGTGCGGCTGGAGACAGCCCTGGTTCCTTCCGAACTCCTCGCCGCCCTCCACGACATCGAGGCGCGGGCCGGACGGGTGCGGCGCGAACGCTGGGAGGCCCGCCCGCTCGACCTCGACCTGATCCTGTACGGGAGCCGGGTACAGGATGAGCCCGGGCTGACCCTCCCGCATCCCCGCGCCTGGGAGCGGGCCTTCGTGCTGGCCCCCCTCGCCGACCTTGATCCTGCGTTGCGGCACCCGGTGACGGGCGAAACGGTGCGGGACGCGCTGGGGCGGGTCGGGCTGGACGGGGTGACGGGCACCCGAACCGAGTGGTAAGGACACCCCGGCCCCACCGTCCACGCTATGCTGACGGGCGACATGAGCGAGCTGACCTCTCCCAAACGTCACGGCAACGTGGGCCGCACGCTGCTGTGGGTCGCTATTTTGCTCAGCGTGCTGCTGCTGGGCTTCGTGACCGCCCTGTCCATCCGCTCCAACCCCTACTACAGCGACGCCCGGGCTAACGGCATCAGCAAATTCAAGTTTCTGGAGGAGTGCCGGGACGGCGTCCGCGAGGCCGAACAGCTCACGGCTCTGAGGGGCGTCCTCCAGCAGGCCGGGCAACTGCAACCGGGCCAGAACCTGCACGCCGAGATCGCCTCCGAGCCCGCCGAACTCGTGCGGAATGTGCAGACCGTCCCGGGGGGCGGCTGGACACTGACGGCTCCGGCCAACATCAGCATCCAGGGGCAGACGGCGGTTCTGGGCCAACTGGGCGCGCAGTGCGCGTACAGCAAGCAGCAGGGCCGCACGACCGCGCAGCTCCAGCTTCCGGGCCAGTAAGCCAAGGTCAAACAGGGACGCCGCTTGGAATGGCCCAGGCGGCGTCCCTGTCTTGTTGTCCTACAGCACCGCGTCCAGCCCGCTCAGGCACTCCTCGGCGATGGCGCGGGCGAGGGGATCGCGGGTCGAGCGCGCGTAGCTGACACCCAGATGCAGGTGTTCCTGCCCGGCGCCCCCCCCCACCAGGGCGAGCGTCTGGTAAAAGGCCAGGTGGGTGTGCGCCAGCAGCACGTCGCGCGTGCGCTCGGGCGGGAGGGCGCGCAGAATGCTCAGCGCCTCCTCGTAGGCGTCGAGCGCCCGCTCCTGGTCCCCCTCCACCGCCCACTCGCGCCCGAGTTGCAAGTTGCGGGCGGCAGTCAGGTAGGCGGGCCTCATGCCGGGGATTCTAGCGCCCACCCGGTATCCTGCGGGCATGACGGGGTGGCTGGGGGCACTGCTGCTGATCCTGGCAGGGTACGGGTGGGGGGCGCGGATGGCGGCGCGGCAGGCCTCACCCGTGCCGGTCCGGGTTGCCCTCCTCGGCACACTGGGCGCGAGTGTGGTCGGCCTCGCCCTCGTGATCGAGGCGTTTCTGGCCCATCAGGACGGGCCGCTGACGGTTGGTGCCGTCGGGGCGCTCGCGGCGGCGGCCCTGGCGGTGTTCACGGCGCGGGAATAGGGGAGGGGCCGCCCCACTCCCGGAGCGGCCCCTCTGTCCTGGTCCTCAGTCCCGGCGCGGCGGGCGCGGGCCCCGGTCGCCACCTCCCGCACGGGCGGGGCGGGGCTCGCGGGGGGCGATCTTGCCCTCCAGTTCGGGGCGGATCAGGTCGATCTTGCCGCGGTCGTCGATGTTGGCGATCTTCACGCGCAGCCGGTCGCCGACGTTGAGCACGTCCTCGACGGCGTTCACCCGCCCCTCGCTCATCTGGGAGATGTGCAGCATCCCGTCCTGGCCGGGGAAGAGGTTGACGAAGGCGCCGAAGGGGGTCGTCTTGACGACCGTGCCGTCGTACTCCTCGCCCACGCGGGCGGTTTTCGTCAGGCCCTCGATGCGGGCGCGGACGGCCTCGGCGGCGGCGCTGTCGGCGCTGAAGACGCGGACGGTGCCGTCCTCCTCGACCGTGATCTGCGCGCCCATCGCCTCCAGCTCGCGGATCTGCTTGCCGCCGGGGCCGATCACCTTGCCGATGAGTTCGGGGTTGATCTTCAGCGTCAGGATGCGCGGGGCGGTGGGGGAGAGTTCGGGCCTGGGCACGGGCAGCACCTCGGCCATCTTGCCCAGGATGTGCAGCCGCGCCTCGCGGGCCTGGGCCAGCGCCTCGCGCATGACGGCGGGGGTGATGCCCCCCACCTTGATGTCCATCTGGAGGGCCGTGACGCCCTCCGCCGTCCCGCAGACCTTGAAGTCCATGTCGCCCAGCGCGTCCTCCAGCCCCAGGATGTCGGTGAGGATGCGGTAACGCCCCTCCTCCATCACCAGGCCCATCGCCACGCCCGCCACCGGGGCCTTCAGCGGCACGCCCGCGTCCATCAGCGAGAGCGTCCCGGCGCACACCGTCGCCATCGAACTCGACCCATTGGACTCCAGCACCTCGCCCACCACGCGGATCACGTAGGGGAACTCCTCGAAGGAGGGCAGCACCGCGCGGATCGCCCGCTTGGCGAGGTGGCCGTGCCCGACCTCGCGGCGGGACTGGCCGCCCATCCGCTTGACCTCGCCCGTGGAGTACGGCGGGAAGTTGTAGTGCAGCAGGAAACGGTCCTGCGTCTCCTCGGTGAGGTCGTCCACCAGCAGCTCGTCGCGCTCGGTGCCCAGGGTCGTGATGCCCAGCACCTGCGTCTCGCCGCGGGTGAAGATCGCGCTGCCGTGCGCGCGGGGCAGGGGCCGGGCCTCGATCCAGATGGGCCGCACCGTCTTCGAGTTGCGCCCGTCGGCCCGCAGGTCCTCTTCCAGGATCAGGCGGCGCAGCTCCTGCTTCTCGACCTTGCCGAAGGCGGCCTTGAGCGCCACGATCTGCTCCTCGGCGCCCTCGACCTCGCCCTCGGGCAGCCGCTCCTCGATCAGCCGGTCGCGCAGGGCCTTGAGGTTCGCGCTGCGCTCCTTTTTCCTGGTCGTCAGCAGCGCGTCCCGCAACCCTGCCGCCCGCGCGGC is a window encoding:
- the folB gene encoding dihydroneopterin aldolase, translating into MSRVVLEGLEFHARHGVYETEAALGARFVIDAELHWPFAGVPDELGAAVNYAAAYTAIQEEVTGERHRLIEVLADRIARRLLRDHPRLEAVTVRVHKPFAPLPGVFRDVYAELTLRRGE
- the folK gene encoding 2-amino-4-hydroxy-6-hydroxymethyldihydropteridine diphosphokinase yields the protein MSEAAYIALGANLGEPLTTLRRARQDLAALGQVAGTSRLYRTAPVGGPPGQPDYLNAAVRLETALVPSELLAALHDIEARAGRVRRERWEARPLDLDLILYGSRVQDEPGLTLPHPRAWERAFVLAPLADLDPALRHPVTGETVRDALGRVGLDGVTGTRTEW
- the pnp gene encoding polyribonucleotide nucleotidyltransferase, whose product is MIAKTYTTMLGGRELSIETGRLAKLVSGSVTLRYGDTMLLVTAQARDEKSTLDFLPLTVEFEERHYAVGKIPGSFHRREGRPGERAILSARITDRQIRPLFPKGYRHETQVIITVLSADQQNAPDVLGPIGASAALSVSDIPWNGPTACVRVGQLGGEYVINPTADQLAQSSLDLVVAGTRDAVMMVEAGAQVVSEEALVGAIEFAHREMQGVLDLIETMRAELGREKFNFLADEDLAPDLVPELAAAARAAGLRDALLTTRKKERSANLKALRDRLIEERLPEGEVEGAEEQIVALKAAFGKVEKQELRRLILEEDLRADGRNSKTVRPIWIEARPLPRAHGSAIFTRGETQVLGITTLGTERDELLVDDLTEETQDRFLLHYNFPPYSTGEVKRMGGQSRREVGHGHLAKRAIRAVLPSFEEFPYVIRVVGEVLESNGSSSMATVCAGTLSLMDAGVPLKAPVAGVAMGLVMEEGRYRILTDILGLEDALGDMDFKVCGTAEGVTALQMDIKVGGITPAVMREALAQAREARLHILGKMAEVLPVPRPELSPTAPRILTLKINPELIGKVIGPGGKQIRELEAMGAQITVEEDGTVRVFSADSAAAEAVRARIEGLTKTARVGEEYDGTVVKTTPFGAFVNLFPGQDGMLHISQMSEGRVNAVEDVLNVGDRLRVKIANIDDRGKIDLIRPELEGKIAPREPRPARAGGGDRGPRPPRRD